A region of the Leeuwenhoekiella sp. MAR_2009_132 genome:
TATCCTTCAGCATAGAAATAACGTGAAGAGTCTGGTGTGTGTATCTCGTCAATTAATACAATTTTTCCATCTGTAGTTTTCCCAAATTCATACTTAGTATCTACTAATATAAGTCCGCGATCAGCGGCAATTTCGGTACCGCGCTGAAATAATTTATAGGTATAATCTTCTAGAACTGCATAATCATCTGCCGATACAATACCGCGTTTAATTATATCTTCTTTGGAGATATCTTCATCGTGATCTCCCATTTCGGCTTTAGTTGCCGGTGTGATAATAGGAGTAGGAAATTTATCATTCTCGTGTAAACCTTCAGGAAGTGCAACACCGCAAAGCATGCGCTTACCAGCTTTGTATTCACGAGCAGCGTGACCACTCATATATCCGCGAATAACCATTTCAACTTTAAAAGGTTCGCATTTTTTACCTACAGCAACATTCGGGTCTGGTGTTGCTTCTAACCAATTAGGAACGATATCCTGAGTATCGCGCATCATTTTTGTGGCGATTTGATTTAAAATCTGACCTTTATACGGTATTCCCTTTGGCATAACTACATCAAAGGCACTCAGCCGATCTGTAGCGACCATTATTAATTGATCATTTTCAAGACTGTAAACTTCCCGTACTTTCCCTTTATAGACGTGTGTCTGACCGGGAAAATTATAATTGGTATCGGTGATGGTTTTATTTGACATGGAGTATAAGTCGTCTATATTAATCTCTATTTTCTATGGCTTTATAAGCTGCTATAACCTCTTTTACAAGACGGTGGCGTATTACATCTTTATCATCTAAATAAATCATACCCACACCATTAACATCTTTAAGCACCAGTAATGCTTCTTTTAATCCACTAATCACACGTCTGGGTAAATCTATCTGACCAGGATCACCGGTAATCATAAATTTTGCGTGTTTGCCCATACGAGTTAAAAACATCTTCATCTGGGCGTGCGTGGTGTTTTGTGCTTCATCTAAGATCACATAGGCATTGTCAAGTGTGCGTCCTCTCATAAATGCCATAGGTGCAATTTGTATTACTCCTTTTTCAATAAAGCTCTCTAATTTTTCGTGTGGAATCATATCACGAAGCGCATCATATAAGGGTTGCATATAGGGGTCTAACTTTTCTTTTAAATCCCCCGGTAAGAAACCTAGATTTTCACCTGCTTCTACTGCTGGTCTTGTAAGAATAATACGTTTTACCTGCTTCTCTTTAAGCGCTTTTACTGCAAGAGCTACAGCTGTATAAGTTTTACCGGTACCAGCGGGTCCTATCGCAAAAACCATATCGTTTTTACGTGTAAGGTCTACCATTTTACGCTGGTTTGCTGTTTGTGCTTTAATAAGCTTACCACCTACCCCGTGCACAAGAATCTCACCACTTGCCGGTGAAGTTTCATAATCTGCACGGCTTTCACTGGTTAAAACGCGTTCTATTGAGTTTTCATCAAGTTTATTATACTTGGCAAAATGCTCGAGAAGCATCGTCATGCGTTTATCAAACTCTTCTAAAAGATCTTCATCGCCGTAAGCTTTTATATTATTACCTCTGGCAACAATTTTTAATTTTGGAAAGTACCTCTTAAGTAGCTCAATATTAATATTATTTTCACCAAAAAAATCTCTTGGCGTAATCTCTGAAAGTTCAATGATAAGTTCGTTCAAAAGCGGAAGAATTTTATAAAGAAACTAGTTAATTATCTTTAGTTTTGTGTTTAACAAATGTAACTAATTTAAGTTACTCTACCCTTTAAAAATATCAACAAAACCGCCTATGCCCATTATAACATTAACCACAGACTTCGGCTTAAAAGACCATTTTGCCGGTGCGGTTAAAGGCGCTATTTATACTGAAATGGCTGATGCCAGAATTGTTGATATCTCACATAATGTGTCACCTTTTCATATAACAGAAGCCGCATATATTATACAAAATGCCTATCGTAATTTTCCCGACGGCACCATTCATATTATAGGTATAGACTCTGAGCAAACACCAGAAAATAAACACATTGCAGTAAAACTAGACGGTCACTATTTTATATGTGCAAATAATGGGATTATGTCTATGATTACACGCACCATCGTTCCTGAAGAAGTTGTTGAAATTAATATACACGACCGTATTAAGACAAATTTCACAGAACTTGATGTTTTTGTACAGGTCGCCTGTCACATTGCGCGAGGTGGTACTTTAGGTGTTATTGGCAAACCTATTAAAGAAATACGCGCAATTACCGGACTGATGCCTGTTATTAATAATGAACAAAAGCAGATTATAGGTAATGTCATTTATGTAGATAACTACGGAAATGTAATCACAAATATTACACGCCGTTTATTTGATGAAGTAGGTAAAAGCCGCGTTTTTACAATTCAGGCGCGCCGTGCTCATTTTAAAAAAATCTACGATAAATACAGTGATGCTATAAATTTTGACATCGAAAAAACAAAACGCGAAGAAGACGGTAAAAAAATAGCGCTATTCAATTCTTCCGGTTACCTGGAACTAGCAATATACAAGAGTAACCCCAGCACGGTGGGCAGCGCTTCTACCCTTTTTGGTCTGGATTACCGAGATACGATAACCGTAAATTTTGAATAATTCTAGTCTGCTAATTATGATAGTACGTCTTGTTAAAATGGAATTTAAACCTGAAGAAATTGAGAATTTTAAAATTCTTTTTGATGAGGTTAAAGAACACATACGCAAATTTGAGGGTTGTGAATTTCTAGAGCTTTTAAATGGTATCGAAAATGAAAACATATTTTTCACCCATAGCTATTGGAGCAGCACTGAAGCACTTGAAGTCTATCGAAACAGTGAACTTTTTAAAACTACCTGGGCCAAGACTAAAGTTCTTTTTAATGCAAAACCTGAAGCCTGGAGCGTTGAAAAATTCGTAACTTTACAGTAATACCATTATGGTATTCAACACAATTTATAAATTACTTTAGCTAATTACAGGAATCCTGCAATTTTTAGCTAATTTGAAAAAACTTATTTAATGAAGAATATTGCTGTAATAGGTGCCGGCACAATGGGCAATGGCATTGCACATACATTTGCCCAAAATGGCTTTAAAGTCAACCTGATTGATATTTCTGAAGACTCTTTAAAAAATGGAATTCAAACCATAACAAAAAATCTTGACAGACAGGTTTCTAAAGAACTTATTGATGAAGCTAAGAAAAACGAAACGCTTTTAAATATAGTGCCTTTAACGCAACTTAAAGAGGGCGTTAAAGATGCAGATCTAGTTGTAGAAGCAGCAAGTGAAAACCTTACCATCAAGCTTGATATTTTTAAAAAACTTGAAGAATTTTGTAAGCCAGCTACAATTCTGGCAAGTAATACGTCTTCAATATCAATTACGCAGATCGCTGCAGCGACTAAGCGTCCTTCACAGGTTATAGGAATGCATTTTATGAATCCTGTGCCGGTAATGAAATTAGTAGAGATTATTAGCGGCTACAGCACATCTAAAGAAACTCTGAGTACTATCACAAAATTATCTGAACAGCTGGGTAAAAATCCGGTATCGGTGAATGACTATCCGGGATTTGTAGCAAATCGT
Encoded here:
- a CDS encoding 3-hydroxyacyl-CoA dehydrogenase family protein codes for the protein MKNIAVIGAGTMGNGIAHTFAQNGFKVNLIDISEDSLKNGIQTITKNLDRQVSKELIDEAKKNETLLNIVPLTQLKEGVKDADLVVEAASENLTIKLDIFKKLEEFCKPATILASNTSSISITQIAAATKRPSQVIGMHFMNPVPVMKLVEIISGYSTSKETLSTITKLSEQLGKNPVSVNDYPGFVANRILMPMLNEAIETLYNDVAGVAEIDTVMKLGMAHPMGPLQLADFIGLDVCLSILEVMYDGFKNPKYAPCPLLVNMVRAGKLGIKSGEGFYDYSESRKAEMVSAQFV
- a CDS encoding putative quinol monooxygenase, translated to MIVRLVKMEFKPEEIENFKILFDEVKEHIRKFEGCEFLELLNGIENENIFFTHSYWSSTEALEVYRNSELFKTTWAKTKVLFNAKPEAWSVEKFVTLQ
- a CDS encoding phosphoribosylaminoimidazolesuccinocarboxamide synthase, producing MSNKTITDTNYNFPGQTHVYKGKVREVYSLENDQLIMVATDRLSAFDVVMPKGIPYKGQILNQIATKMMRDTQDIVPNWLEATPDPNVAVGKKCEPFKVEMVIRGYMSGHAAREYKAGKRMLCGVALPEGLHENDKFPTPIITPATKAEMGDHDEDISKEDIIKRGIVSADDYAVLEDYTYKLFQRGTEIAADRGLILVDTKYEFGKTTDGKIVLIDEIHTPDSSRYFYAEGYEERQIKGEAQKQLSKEFVRQWLISNGFQGLEGQKLPVMSDAYIETVSERYIELYENITGEPFVKADLSNIDKRIEDNVLSYLNG
- a CDS encoding S-adenosyl-l-methionine hydroxide adenosyltransferase family protein, producing the protein MPIITLTTDFGLKDHFAGAVKGAIYTEMADARIVDISHNVSPFHITEAAYIIQNAYRNFPDGTIHIIGIDSEQTPENKHIAVKLDGHYFICANNGIMSMITRTIVPEEVVEINIHDRIKTNFTELDVFVQVACHIARGGTLGVIGKPIKEIRAITGLMPVINNEQKQIIGNVIYVDNYGNVITNITRRLFDEVGKSRVFTIQARRAHFKKIYDKYSDAINFDIEKTKREEDGKKIALFNSSGYLELAIYKSNPSTVGSASTLFGLDYRDTITVNFE
- a CDS encoding PhoH family protein, which encodes MNELIIELSEITPRDFFGENNINIELLKRYFPKLKIVARGNNIKAYGDEDLLEEFDKRMTMLLEHFAKYNKLDENSIERVLTSESRADYETSPASGEILVHGVGGKLIKAQTANQRKMVDLTRKNDMVFAIGPAGTGKTYTAVALAVKALKEKQVKRIILTRPAVEAGENLGFLPGDLKEKLDPYMQPLYDALRDMIPHEKLESFIEKGVIQIAPMAFMRGRTLDNAYVILDEAQNTTHAQMKMFLTRMGKHAKFMITGDPGQIDLPRRVISGLKEALLVLKDVNGVGMIYLDDKDVIRHRLVKEVIAAYKAIENRD